The Myxocyprinus asiaticus isolate MX2 ecotype Aquarium Trade chromosome 4, UBuf_Myxa_2, whole genome shotgun sequence nucleotide sequence TGAATACATTTTCCCATATGAACAACCACTCAGTAATGAAAAGTATCAATAACATTAAGACATTtccaaatgtaataaataaatagtaaacaATGGTTTAAAACATGTAGAGAATATGTAAATCATATtgacaatacacatcgtttcatgTATCATTAATGGCTGCtatttaattttgagttgaaATTGCACCACAAATCCCACTACATGCAATAGTAAATTACTACTGATTtaataaaaagtaacatttaCTGATGGATGGGGTGTCCTATTAAAATTGCAGACAATATTCTAAATTGTAGCTCTAGGCTAAATGACAAAGTTTAAAAGTGTCAGAAGGCACTGGTTGAGGACATAGCCTTATTAAATACAAGCTTAACAACCATTAAAGTAGCATGTTGGAAGCATGGAATATTACATGGAGGCTGGAATAGAAAGGCATAGAAAGATGATGGCCAATTTGAATTGTCGTAATGTTTATCAAATTTTATCTAAATAGAACCCAAAGAAGGGCACCGAGATTTacacattacataaaaaaaataaaaaataaaaaaatgaaacatccACTTCTACAGTAGTCCTGAAAATTAAATGTACAGATCTAAAAACAGATTATACAACAAGTATACACTATTTCAGTGCAGTAAAAATAAATCACCTGAAAATCTGAAATAATAAAAGGCTGTATGTGAAGTCAAACACTTGAGAAAGTGAAGAAAAATCAAGGCCATGTTCAGGAGCTTTGTAAAATCCTTTACCACCTAGGCAAATCAGATAAAAATGCAGTCTTTCCGATTACAGGCTGTGTGATTGTCCACAGATAGAATGATTTCTTATTTCAAACCTGTTTAAACAGAATTCATGATAAGACCACAGTAGAAGATATCTTATGGTGGATCTTTAGTCCTTCATTGAGGGTCCATCGATGCTGCCACTATGCCATGCTGTCTTAATTGAGTTCTTATCATCTGGTTCTTTGATTGCCACTCTTCCACCTATGGGAGAATAAGTGGGTGTGAggcatgagagagagaaaggtagCATGAGCAAATGAAAGAGTGTGGTAAGGACTGCTAAATGTTTAGAAATACTCAATAGTAGCGGTAGTTGTTGCACTTGTGGGCAAAGTAGATGATGTCTACATTGCGTGTGAAATACCTCTTGCTTGAGAAGCTGATTGTACATCCTCAGTCTAGCCACAGTATTAAACTCGTCTTCTAGTCATGAATTGCTCTGACGTAGCTCCTGGATATAGTCACATGCCTTAGACAAAATCCCACCTTTACTCTATATGAAAACCAGAGAACTATCTGAATACCCAGGCTCTTTTTCCAACATTATTTTCCATGATATTTCCAGGATATTTTGTGAAAGCAACACCCCCTGGCCTGTCTCTATACTAGCTGTTGTATACACTGAATATACATCTTTTACATCTGTAAATTCAAATCTATTTTAGATAGTTCAGAGGATTCTGCAGCAAAATGTGAGCTGAAATGAAAAGGGAATGTTTTTCTAGCTGCTTCAGCTTTGATTCCTTCTTCCATCACAACAGCTAGGGTAAAGGAAGATATCTGTAGTTGGTTAACTAAACTTTTGTTGTTGTGTGGTGCAGAAGTGCTTGTACTAGCTAAAAATCTGTTATTTTGAGAACATTGTTAGCATTCTGTTCAAAATAGTGTGCTCCACAATAGCAACATTTACTCTGTTTGGAATAAAGTCAGTAATGCATTAATCAATACTtaataatgaaatttttttttctttattttgtggtctaattaaaaaaataaaaacattattacaaCCAATAGAATTTATTACTTTACTATTAATTTTTAGAAAGGCCAGAATGTTCATTTCTGTGCATTTAAATTTTAAACATGAGAGAGTTACACTTTGATGCACCACTGGAACCCTCACTGGAACAGTCAGGGATGGTTTTGGAaagcaaattatgatttttagaaaaatgttgaagctctgtaggtccttaaaatgtaagtaaacgggtgccatcaggctgctggctgtttcaTGTTCctaaaggcatatttaggcagcataaaagtaatccactgaCTCAATTAATGTCATCTGAATCAAattgataggttggtgtaagaaacaaattgataattaaaagtttttaactttaaatcattgcttccacccagcgctgtatttctgtttgaaattaacTAACTCTTGCAtgacgttcattcctctgttgtatacaaagcacaCGCTTCCGACTTATTGCGTGAACACGCCATAGCGCTTACATCACTGatgtgtcgactgctggcaggaagcgattttttttttttaagctaataaTGTTtgaattatcgatttgtttctcacaccaacctatcgatttgctatagaagacattaattgatcgactggagtcatgtggattacctttatgctgcctaaatatgtcttttggaccatcaaacagccagcagcctgatggcacccatttacttgcattttaaggacctacagagctgcaacatttttctaaaaatcttaatttgtgttctgctgaagaaagaaagtcattcacatccgggatggcatcagggtaagtgaataaagagaagtttttaattttgggtgaactaatcctttaacctaaaaaggcaaattctgtcatcattcacacatcctcatgttgttccaaaccaatatggtTATCTTCCACAGagcacaaaaggacatgttaggtgcacaatgaaagtgaatggtgactgatgatAACATTCTATGTGACATCTCATTTTATGTTTCACTgaagaaggtcatacaggtttggaacaacataatggtgaacgatgacaaaactgtttatttttgggtgattttTAATAAAAGATTTCACATTCTATATTGTATCAAGAATTCACATGACgctgtaaatataatttttcttttaatcAAGCTCAAATTTATTTTCCTGCTATAATAAGAGTCAAACCTGGGTTATAGGTGGAGTTGCTGCCTGTGTTGCTGTAGGAAACCCAGTCCCCACACTGACTGCTTCAGCCCCATCTGCCTGTCCTTCTACCTGTCCATCAGCCAAATGGATCACCCGGTACGTTACCTGAACCATGGAAGTCATGGGTTTAATCATCAACTCCCCATTATACAGTAGCTATATTTACTATGCATGTGTACAGTGCTCTGAAAAATTATTtgtccccttcctgatttcttctatttttgtgtatttttcatactaaattttttagatcttcaaacgagataacataaaacaaaggcaacccaagtaaacacaaaatacagtattcatatatatatatgtatatatatatatatatacactatattgccaaaagtattcgctcacccatccaaataattgaattcaggtgttccaatcacttccacggccacaggtgtatagaatgaagcacctaggcatgcagactgcttctacaaacatttgtgaaagaatgggccgctctcaggagctcagtgaattccagcgtggtactgtgataggatgccacctgtgcaacaagtacagtcgtgaaatttcctcgctactgaatattccacagtcaactgtcagtggtattataacaaagtggaagcgattgggaatgacagcaactcagccacgaagtggtaggccacgtaaaatgacagagcggggtcagcggatgctgaggcgcacagtgcgcagaggtcgccaactttctgcagagtcaatcgctacagacctccaaagttcatgtggccttcagattagctcaagaacagtgcgtagagagcttcatggaatgggtttccatggccgagcagctgcatccaagccatacatcaccaagtgcaatgtaaagcgtcagatgcagtggtgtaaagcacgccgccactggactctagagcagtggagacgcgttctctggagtgacgaatcacacttctccatctggcaatctgatggacgagtctgggtttggcggttgccaggagaacggtacttgtctgactgcattgtgccgactgtgaagtttggtggagggggattatggtgtggggttgtttttcaggagctgggcttggccccttagttccagtgaaaggaactctgaatgcttcagcataccaagagattttggacaattccatgctcccaactttgtgggaacagtttggggatggccccttcctgttccaacatgactgcgcaccagtgcacaaagcaaggtccattaagacatggatgagcgagtttggtgtggaagaacttgactggcctgcacagagtcctgacctcaacccgacagagcacctttgggatgaattagagcgaagactgcgagccaggccttctcgtccaacatcagtgtctgacctcacaaatgcgcttctggaagaatggtcaaaaattcccataaacacactcctaaaccttgtggaaagccttccctgaatagttgaagctgttatagctgcaaagggtgggccaacgtcatattaaaccctatggattaagaatgggatgtcacttaagttcatatgcgtctaaaggcaggtgagcgaatacttttggcaatatagtgtatatatttattcatatatatatataaaatgttttttttttttatttaattttttttattattgaaacaaaaaagttatccaacaactATATCACACCTAtgtctggagtggtggtggcgtagtgggctaaagtatAGAAtttgtaagcagaaggttgccggtttgatctccacagccaccaccattgtgtccttgagcaaagcacttactccaggttgctctggggggactgtccctgtaataagagcactgaaagtcgctttggataaaagcgtctgccaaatgcataaaaatgtaaaatatcacccatgtgaaaaactaacttcctattaagtttaaggggctGGTTGTGCCATCTGCAGCTGCAACAAAACGtacactttttcacagcactgtacagtgtatgcattcatatgagtttgagatggcataaaatgatcatatttgggtgaactattcctttaaattctgttCCCCCTTGTTGGGGTGTACAAATGTAAGACGTGCTTAACTGCCCCGCTGTTCCTTCTGTTTTGAAAAGATACTTGATTTGCTGATCTGTGGAGAATGTGGCAGCTGACTGGATGGTTGCGATAGCCAATGGGTCATCTGCTGTTGCAATAACACCTGGTAAAGCAGCACATACACGTAACTGTTTGGCACATGGCCTATCAGGTCCAAAAATTCATAGAACTGGAACTGGAAATAAACTCAGCATATCCATCTCAGCAGTCTGTCATTTTGCTGCTGAGAGGTCAGGTCTTTGAATAGTAGCAATCTCACTGATGCAGCATGAAATCAAAAGGGTTTTGCAGGGAAATTTATCTTGATTTTCAAGTATACTGCCTTAAGTAGTGGAGGTATatggggtgattctcatgaaacctgtcaagaaaatgtcctgatcatatttaaccccaaataaataaatacaaataaaaatatatttttcacaaagaaaataaaacctacatttaggaccattaagattcttgcatggtgacagaattttcaggaAACTTAAGCAAATTTTACCGCCCCCTTTTTTCAGAAAGGAAAGAAGAGGACAGCAGGggttcttctgaagatatacctGGATCTTGCACTGTTTATTATTGCCCAACGATCTAACGCAAGTTTTTATAGTATTGTAGGTGCGAATTTAGTATTATCAGTATCACTACTATAATTTCACAAGGCGCAGGTTAACTTGATagaacaaaaacaatgaaaaacaaactaaaaccaaGCAGCCTTTAGCATTTATGCTAAGCAAAGCACACAAAGATGAGTGAAAACACATATCCCCTAATATAAAGGGTGTGCTGGATATTGAGGCAGAGTATCTTATCCTTGTGTCAGATACAGAACCATTTCCCAAAAATATTACCTAAAGAAATCATATAAAGGAGTTACCTGTATATCTTCAAGAGCAGAGGTTCAGAACAAATAATCTCTGCGCATGTGCAATAATTTTAGATTAGACGTCtcctaaaacacgcaattttcccggttTGAATagttaatgcgcatgcgtgtaagcgagttgattgacaggcgatatctgcatctaaaaaggtgattggctcttttacctgtaaggcggtacttcctttctacatccggtGACAGTTGGGCgatagagcttcttggttggacgTTCCAATTTATactttaaatagaagtggcccatctctgcgtAACACTCTCTGGCTAAATATTCTCGTGGTCACTAGAGGGCGCCATTATTCAAATAGTTTGTCTCATGATAAACCGttcacactccaggttttggaacgcggaagtaaacgtttgcagggtaaacttcgacagcggtgaatgggagatcacagcgaTTATTATAATAGTCCCCATTTTCTCCAACAGCaagcgagaaaaaaaaaaaaaaaaaaaaaaaaaaaaaaaaaaaaaaaacttacgtTTGAATAActcagaagggggaaaaaaaaaagcgGTGGATTAatacagtaaaatgggagaagatgccaaatttactgtcgcTCTAATAGAAAccccccctcacagctgtggtaatttagtttttaaaactaatttcagGGTAATActacaaagcataatgttataaatgtgcactttgaaaaaaatataaaacgttTTAGATTAATGCTGATAAGGCAGAAACAaatcagtctgtgaaaaaggagGCCTTTTTACAAAGAAACACTTTAACAAATAGGAAATATCATGTAGCATTCCCTGGTATtctccattcagcacacaaacatATGGCCACATCCGAGTACAACCATATTTATTTAATGGAATTCCTTAAACATAACACtggatttaattttataaaaacacaaccACCCCGCAGCCACATTTAAACAGTATATGCCATTACATGGTATTTAAGGGATTTGCATCACATAACAGTGTTTTTGACATCACCCAAGCCAAGCCAGTGCAGAATAACATTGGTCAAATTCTCTTAGTAATGGACCCCATGGCAACAAAACTGATTTCTGAGGAAATTATCAAACACTTAGATTGCATTGATTAACTTGGGATTTGTTATATGGAGCAGTACAAGACAATTTTGTTTTGGGGTAGGGGATTTGCACCAAGAGATCCATTCTATAGTTACACACAGTCTCACAGAAGCTCTGACATCAGTGGGAAGGTGAGGAAAGCTAGCAGGAGTGCTACTACACTGTGCTGCAGAGAACACCAGGCCGAACAGGTCAGAAGCTTACCTGGAAAACAGAAGTAAACAAACAATCATATGACTTGATCTTGATTCTGGAATATTTCCATTTAATTCAAAGTGCACTAAAGACTCAATTATGTCCTTCGAAGTGCTTAATGGTAGTGGGCAGTCCCTGCGGTTTCCCCATTTCATTTGTAACAGCAACCTCAGATTTGGTGGAGCTCTTTTCAGGATTCAAACACACTGACATGTCATTTCTTAAAGGAATTTCAaccaaattaaaattctcatttactcaccctcatgccatcccagatgtgcatgactttcttctgtaggtccatacaatggaaatgATTGGATACCAAAATTgaagcaaataaaaataaatccagaagactgcagtggttaaatccatgacttctgaagcgatatgataggtgtgggtgacagaCATTTCAATGTGTagatcccttttttttttttactatcaagctCCACTTTCAcagtcaccacctactgggcagggagaatttatattaaaaataaaataaacttgaaTGTTTCTCATCCAAATTTCTAtttattctgaagacatggatttatccaccgGAGTCGCATGTATaacttatgctgcctttgtgccttcggagcttcaaaagtttggtacccattcacttgcattgtatggccctacagagctgaaatatttatctaaaaatcttcgtttgtgttcagcagatgaaaaagagtcatacacatctgggatggcaagagggtgagtaaatgagttcatttttgggtgaactactcctctACCAATCTTGGAGCTCTGGCTTTCGAGGGAGAAAACATCAGATTTTTTACTTACGGAACcggactgttgtgctctattaagTAAAGAAATGTTATTTACCAGTTTACAATGCATTATTAGGCAAATGCCAAATCCACTTAcaggttttaaaaaacaaaattatatatctCAGGAATACATTTTATTGACTTACTCTTTTCCACAGTAGCAGTTTTAGACTCTATGGCAGTCTGTTTGATGAAGCAGGTGAAGTCTCTGGGTTTGTCATCCGAGAAACCAGTCAGATTCAGCTGACACACATCATTGACAATGGCGACTGTGGCACGGTTCCTGAAGGTGCTGTCTGGGATGAGGCTGATGTTGGTGGAACCAACCATTTTGTCCTCCGTCTTATAGTAGCAATTCTTCGGGAGCTTTGCGTCTGGATCTGGAGTAAACTTGCACAACATCCGAAGGTTTTGATCCTTAGTCAGGCAGGATGAAATCTGAAGTGAAGTCTGGGCAGCAGCAAAGCCTGGAAAATAATACGAAGTTAGAATTTTAGAACACGTTAgagctaaattttttttttagatgttttgaGATTCCAACTGGGAATGTGGCTCATTATTGATTGatttgttatatactgtatgtcctgtGTGTTTTTATATGATCAGCTACATTGCAAGATAATATTTAAATATCACATTATATTAGAACATCACTGTCGTTTAGCCGCTGGGGACTTTCATGAAGTAAACAAATAAGAAGAGGAAAAGCTGTTCTATTTTCTGAGTGGGACAGTAAAAATGAGAATGCAAAAAATTTACCCAACAGACAAAGTGTAGCAGTATAGACAGTATAGCACATCATCTTGACCTCAGTACACAAGTACAGTGGAACCTGGAGACTAAACACAAAAACAGGTCATCAACTAATCAAGACAACATAACACAAATACTGATTGCCTCTTTGACTATCATACttcattaatatttgtattaaaaagtCTCTTCGGGACTTCGTGTACACACCACAACATTTATTTGCAAGAGTTTCTGAAAATTTAGTCATTCTTGGCAATACACTTGTTTTAAATAGCTGCAGCAGCAAATTGCTCAATATGGGTGTGGTCATCACATATCCGagcacatttttaatataattatatataaacaaatttaaaaaaatattattgtaacAAGATACAAGGACCCCACCTTATTACTCACACAGCTATTGGTCagaaacacacatttacagaaaATGGATAGCTATGACTTGACGATGAACTACCTACAAAAAGACACGCtcttttatttgaagcaaaacTGAAATTGTATGTCCCTAGACAAAAATCCTGCTTTTAGAAAGTATTTCGTTATGCAAAAAAGGTAGTTTATATAGTCACACATGATTTTAAATGGCGTCATGTTAAttaaacatttgtagttaaattaAATTCCACTTTAAAGCGTAATCATGGTTATGAAGAGAAGTCAAGGTGGTCCAACCCGACCCCTTTTTCGTCTTTCTGTTTGGAAAAGTGGAACGCACCAATTTACGCTTCATTTCGACATAGAGCATTTCGCAGCGTGCAAATAAATCTGTTTAGATTCTTTTCTTATCTTACCTTATCTTCTCGATTTCGGATACTGGCGTTGGTCTGAAGCCTCAGtgaagaagacagagagagatggcATGATTAAGTAGGCAAAGACGCACGCCCAGCACTATGTCATTATGATGAAATGAAGGCCTGCTAATTACGACCAGCCTAAACTTGTAATGTTGTTGTAACAGCAAATACCGAACAAGCCGTGTTCATGTGAATGCCCTAGACGGAAATTGTAACTAAGTTTTTTAAAAGTCTAATTCAACCCAATTAAAATACAACAGTAACAGACGAAAAGTCAGattacagatacatttttaaaaaaatatagtgATCACAAACATGGTTTGTTTTGGTGCATTTAAATTGAAAAATTATGACAGGCTATGTGCATATTTCATTCTTGTGTAGCACAGCAGTAAGTTATTTCTTAGGTAATTCAACTCCCTAACCGCATATGATCTGATGTAAGCTACAGCATTACGATATCTGATTACACAGATAATCATTGGATGTTCATACGTTTTTATTGGATGATATAGGATAGACCCAGTACAGGTGTAacactttttgctttttgctttttgctaTACTCCACAAATACTGACCAGATATAAATATGGCGTTTCACATGAGATGCCTTATCTGTCTACTAACAGCATAAATGTCAAAACGAATATACTGTTCAAAAATTTGTATGTGAAACAAGAAGTCCTGGCAGGAACTCTTGCAACGCTACGCTGGGACAGTTGCAACACTCATTTGTAATATTCTAAATAAGACATTAGGTCTTACTTaagttaaaggtgcaatcagtaacttttgtctttgtgtcatcttggaagtcatcatttaaaatcaatagttttcagtttcagatggcattgtagaaattttgtattcacagtcagccatgattactttaatcagtgggtaaaagtgtcaaataacaggatggttactgtgATTAAGCGAGAAGTATTCGGCTGGTTATATGATTTTAACATgtcagcccccatgtgcagaccctc carries:
- the thy1 gene encoding thy-1 membrane glycoprotein, which produces MMCYTVYTATLCLLGFAAAQTSLQISSCLTKDQNLRMLCKFTPDPDAKLPKNCYYKTEDKMVGSTNISLIPDSTFRNRATVAIVNDVCQLNLTGFSDDKPRDFTCFIKQTAIESKTATVEKSKLLTCSAWCSLQHSVVALLLAFLTFPLMSELL